The Etheostoma cragini isolate CJK2018 chromosome 10, CSU_Ecrag_1.0, whole genome shotgun sequence nucleotide sequence ttaaattacaattacatttcCAGACTTGCCTATTTGGCGGCCTCTTTGGATGTTGATTGTGGGGTATCAAAAATAATTGCCAGtatgttgtttcatttcatgtgGAAATACAAAAACCCCTTTTTTTAAGTCTGTAATAAGAACACAAATCAGTGTGGGGGGGCTTACATTTTTTGGACCTCACTACTTAAAGCAACACCTTCAAAATCAACTGGCTCAGACAATTCATTAATAATCCAACATCACTAAGGAATTTATGCATTCATTAATGCATTCATAATATTAGCAAAATCCCAGTTTTCATAAACACACGCTTTTGGCTTGGTTTCTcttatttaaacataacttCTCACcttattaatattacatttgGCAAAATAAGGACATCCtcttcaaaaacaaatcattatcTTTTGAAAACTGGTACAGGACTCTAGAGTCGGGGCTCTTTCCGAAGCTAATCACTatcactctctcactccctctacTACACACtgcagcatacacacacaggcctgataTTCTCTTAAAGAAATCAACGCTCACACCAatgcacaagtataaacttcaggccactcaCGTAGGCTACGGAGAAAGCTCTACGGAGAGCCCCAGCAGAAGCATTAATCCCTTCGTAGGGGATAGCTCTAgtactttccccattttctagtGTAGACATTCAATCTTGCTGCCACTCTAGCCATCTCACAAACCCACTCCTCCATTCTCTTTGAAGCATCTATCTGGCCATATTCTTCTTAGGATTGACCactcttttaaaacaaatgatcttGGGCTGAATGGAACCGGGGTCCCTGCAATCCGACATACAGTAGGTTATCATGTATACCGGTCCAAAAATCTTAAACCTTGTCACAGGACAAAAGGACATGAAGTAATTGGCCGTCCTCTGTCTTATAGTTCCAAAAAATTTGGTGTGTATTTTAATCTTTGGTCTTAACATTCTGCAGGGAGATCTGAATGAAATGCACCCTCACATCGtgagacattgttttaatattcCTACAGATTCTGTCCCACTCCTCGCTAGTGTAACACTCAGATGCCCATGTCTTCTTTAGGGTTGATCAGGCTGACAACACAGCATAACATAAGCATAAGCATAACAATACCCAGAAGCCTTGTGTCCTTTTCCACATTTCATCAACATCTTATCTAAACATGCTGGTGCCTTCAGGGCTGAAGAACTGGATAAAAAATCCCCCAATAACAGACATTAGGAAAGTTGTAAATATCTAATTAGTGGATATTTTTTCCAACCAGCCCTTTCACAAAAAGGGTAGATCTACCAATACATAACTTTGGATTCCACCAAATACTTGATGAGGCATTTAGACATGGATCAAATCAAAACAGCTGGGCCAATTTGGTCCAAACTACTTTTAAGTGACGATTATCAGATGTGTACAAACATATTATTAATTATCTggccatgacgttccacttccaggattgctctgttgccgtCGGAAATTACGTTGGATTTCAATCTTTTCAGCTAAATTTCCAGTACcttccattttgtttgtgttggaatattaaactctggtggatttctgaggactatggttacctgctcctcagatctcttcagggtaaatccagacagctagctagactatctgtccaatcggagttttctgttgcacgactaaaactacttttgaacgtacacatgttccaccaaaataagttccttcccgaggctaatTTGCAGAGGCACTATGGGTTTTCCTggtgcttagcgccacccatgaCGATTATAACTGAgcccgtttttctcccatcccagcatactatgtggactagccagaccctcctttgcagcacTGTGTGGCAAAGTGAGATTTTCCTAAACCTAATCAAGTATTTTTGATTCATTTCACAAAGTTAACCATGTGTCAGCCTAATGTATAAAAGAAGTTTATCACAGGATGCAAACCCCAGTCTAATTTGTCAAATCCCTGAGTTTGATCCATTCATCCAACACAACGGCCTGCCTGACACATTGTTAACAGCCAACAGGTGAGAACTGGGTGTACATTGCTGTGAGAGACGCACATTGTTTTTCACAGATGTTGCAATAGCACTGATCACaatctggatttttcttttcttttttacagtgacGATATCTCCCACTTTAGTATGAACTGCTACCATAGTTTCAGCAAACCTGTAGCAAGCAATAGACCTGTTCTTCCCATTGTGATGATGTTGCATGAATGCAGGATAAGGGTGGGGACTACATTGGTGTTTAATGGTGAGGGCATGTTGCTTCAGGTACAGGTGAGAAAATCAAAATAGCCTACAATTTGTAAAGTTTAGTTTGAGCCCCAGATCCATGGGTTTTATGGTTTATCAGACACCAAAACACAGTTCAAAGACATATAAGGCTATGAACCTGTGCTAAAGCAGAGCCAGGGCTAAAgctgggatttaaaaaaagactgaggTCATTCTTTGAGTCCCACTTACCCCAGAACATACCACAGACACCACAACTGTCAAGAGCAGTCTTTTTAAATTGCTTgggatttttaaaaatgtttcatgaaagctatagtgcgtagtttcccCATGGGGAATTCTAGGTAATGACAACCAAACTCTCGGCATGTCCACGTGTTACAAGACTTCCGTGATCGTGCAATATAACtggaattttgttttttcttgtctgttATTCTTTTGATCTAGCCATGTTATCTTGATCAGATGATCTAGCGAGTATTACTTGGCCTTAACAAGTCAGCCATTCAGAGGACAGATACAGCCAGCTCAACAGGTTTTGTATAAAAGGAACACATGTCTGCATTTGTGGGAAGTAAATTAATTTAGAATATCCAGCAAAGCCTTGTGTCGGCCAGTCAAAAACATGTAAGTGCAAATAACAGAAACACGTGTCCTTTGCAGTGCTACCAGTGCTAGTGGTATCTTTCATGATGATTGTACATTGTAGAATACAACACAGATTGTTTTTCTACTGTCAAAATGACCCTATCCTGTCACACGACCAAGTGTAGGGCACATACTGTACTGACTGTGACGTGTATCCAGTGCACTGCACAGTTCTCTCCACCTGCTGCCTTCATCAGCTGATTAAGACGGTATTACCCAGTCCCATGGCACCACCTACTGCTCATCCACAGGGAAAACCAGGTTCAATGATTCAGTAACTTCCCGGTATGGCATTTAGTTCAAGTAAATTCAATGCCACCTTTTGTAACCCTGTTCGGGAAATTGTAAGCCTCAAGGTCAACCAATACACACCCAGTaaataagagaagaaaaagatcaCTTAATCACAAATAGATATACATATACCAAAATACCCggagaaaacacaaagcaatgGAGCCATGATTGTATAGTATGGTGCGCAGTACATTACagaatataatgtataatatgcctaattactgtttatttatctgAAACTCAAATATGGACTTCCAGTACATTTTCTTCACACGATTACCCAAATGTGTGTGACAAAGTGTGTGACACATGTTGATTATATTGCCTGTGTACTCTTACTAAAAACTTGAACATAGTTCTATCTCTAACACTATAATACTATATTTTTGCCTGCAGATATAACTATacaatattagttttttttcctggctTTCATTCTTTCGCATTCCAGTCATGTTATCTTGATCAGAGGATCTGGCGAGTGTAACCTGACCTTTGCaacacagccaatcagaggacagATACAACCAGCTCAACAGGTGTTGTATAAAAGGTAAACATGATGTGTGATACTAACACCTGCTGCCAACAGAcactcgtacacacacacacagaagacatCATGAAGCTGACTGTCCTGCTCTGTtctgtgctgctgctctctgtctctggtaaGTTCATTAACAGCATAAAGTAATGATCTTAACACATCATTTAGTCGCAGTTTTTGCTTCAAACACAGTTTGCCTTTGAAGCAGAAACAGCTTAAAGTGTCGGAAATGTTCCACTGTCAAACAGGTTTGtcaacaaattacatttttaaaggtaaTTGTGTGCATATCCCACCTTCTGGCAAGTAGAGGAAAAATGAGAAAtactaaagtgaaaaaaatgtaatgtccaCTGCTTTCAGCTCCCATAATTTAagacaatttaattttaatttatattatatttataatttaattttaatttgccTGAAGAAGACTCAGTAGAGTCAAAACGTTGCCTTTGTGTTAAATGATAGGAACTAAAGCAGTGTTGtggacattacattttttccacttttgtctaGAAATGACTCAGAAAATACATAAAGTAGAAAACTGCATCATTGtcgaaaaaaattaaatatcatcactctttttttttttaagatacgattttaagacaaaaatgatttaattacattttttgtcagtgCTTTGTTCAGAGACTGTAATGCAAACCTAAGTTATTAACTACTAACTTCTTTACAtgtaaaaatgcaacaacaaaaaacgaaAAGGCTATAAATAAGATAGAAATGCCTAATGATGCGCAtctttatgttgtaaaaaacatctctcaAATCAAACTAATGtaattcatgtatttttatgtaaaagaaataaaagtaaaaaatacatgtattgtgAAACTTGTGCCATAACGCCATCATTTTGATGGGTcatgttttctcagtttaaaaaaataaaatgataactTAATTCTGGGATTCAGATGGCATCTTCCCATGGCTGATTTAAACTGGTTTAAGCAGCCTTCCTTGTTAACTGATACTGGATGACAGCATGTAAACTCAGACCAGACTGTTATGACGCCTAATCATAGAAACTGATAACAATGACAGGGTGCTGAGTTTCCCACAACAGTTTGTACCTTAGCGTTTTAGTAAAAGAGGTCAACCGACAGAAGTCAATACTATCAATGCCAGACCATGGTGTACCAGGAGCAAAGTTGTTTATGACGCTGTTGCCTGATATTTAGTCCTTGTAGAGTTTTTATTCTCAGACAAAAGTAGCCCCTTGAGTTTCAACATTGTTCCCccagaaaacaaaagcaaaacaaaaggaaGCTTAGAGGAACATGAGACTTGGCATGGCAACATTCCTCTGGACAAACGCTGGTTACATGTAAGAATGTAACCAGCCTGTGAGGGGTGAGGGAGAGGGAGCTTGTGTGCTATAGGTATAAgagcatttttaaaaagtgagtcAGGTTAGAATTCattgaattaataataataatacatttttgttaaaggcGCCTTTCTTGGCAATCAAGGACGCTGCCCAttcatatattaaaaacagcaaaacaaatactatacagcaaaacaaaataaatactatacaacagcaaaacaagtaCTATACAGCAAAAATGACAACCAAAACTCTCGGCACCACATGTTAGGTTAATACGTTAAGAGTATTGGTTGGGAATAAACATTTAGTTGTGAGGGTTAAGATTAGGGCTGGGCTAAGGAAAGTTTTATGTCAATGCGGGTTCTTGCAAGTATAGAAGTACAAAGGTGTTTgatagtctgtgtgtgtgtgtgtgtgtgtgtgtgtgtgtgtgtgtgtgtgtgtgtgtgtgtctgtgtgtctgtgtgtgtgtgtctgtgtgtgtgtagtcctTTCCCAGGGGGATGGGACTGTGGGCCCAGACAGTGAGAACAACCCTCAGGCTGGAACCGAAAAGGTGAGACTTCCAGGAGTGATATgattctgtatttttattttgaccacTGGTTAACAGATTGAAAAAAAGGCAGTTTGATTACCATTTTTAAAGGGTTGATTTTCTGAGTGTACCCTAAACTGCTGTTACTGTTGCAGAATTTGACAGTGCCATGACTTCATTTAAGCAGGGTATTTTACTGAGGCCATGACGACGACTGTTGTATTGGACTGCATTATGTGTAACTAGGTGTACCTGATAAACAGGCAACTGATGTATGTAACTGTACGTAATTTATTCTCAGGTCTCTATCCTAAAAGAGATCTTGATCTCATTTAGaatttttgattaaataacCCAAGTAACTGTTACTAGTTTGAATCATCACAGATCATATTGAACCCTACATGGTTTGaactaaaataaagaaaggtGTTGCAGCAATCAGTGCAAATTGCCCATTTGTATCTTCATTGTGGTCAGTCGTGCTGCTGGCATGCCTGTTCCTACAAGTCATAGTCCGCCTGcatcaaaaaaattaatttaatctaaatttcacttttaataACTAACCAGGATATGAGACTTATCATTACTGTGGGTTTTAAACTGGTGCAGAATGCGAAATTATGTTTAGTCTGACTGCCGGTCACATGATTGGCCACTGCAGCGTGATGAAATGCATGGCcgctaagttttttttttcctggcatCCCCAGTGGCCTGATTTGGTGTGAATGCAAAGACAAAGACTTCAAGTGAAGTGGCTTTCTGTAATCGTGGACCAAGACTGTAGTCTATTTCTTACCTCTAAATGTCCCTATTATCACATCATATTACATGATATGACATCATTTGATATGACATCATAAGCCTGCATTTACACTGCCTGCATTGGCCATTCGGCAAAATATTGAGACTGACTCGacttttgaagaaaagaaacctGACATGACACACATGTTGTTACCAAACATCAAACGATCAAACCTGTCAGTGGGTTTTGAGGCGGTATGAGAGTCCAGTACAGTAAATGGGGAAACATCACTTCCTCTATCGCTGCCAAATTAAAGTCCCTTTAGTCATGGCACCAGAGCCAGGTCGTGAAACATGACATCATATGCAATGACACATTAATAACCTAAATGCCTGTGTGTCTAACCAATAATCTTGTGActacctgtgtttgtgtccaggtTGGCTGTGAAAAGTATGAAGGTGGACTCTGCAGCAAGGAGTATGATCCAGTGTGTGGCAGCGATGGACTCGTCTACAGCACTGAATGTGTTCTCTGCCAGCTGAACAGGCACGTACCGTGTaccttcacacatacacaccatgtAACATTTCacctccacacatacacaccgtGTAACATGTaccttcacacatacacaccatgtAACATGTACcttctctcaaacacacatatacacacacaaacacacacaggttatGATGGTAGCAATGTTATTTCAATTATTTCAGTGTTCTTAAGCTGTTCTGGCTTCTGAGCACTTCAGGGTGTGAAATTGTGTCTTTTACAAAATTAGTAAAAGTCTGCACAAGTAAAAAAATTCAGCTTGTAAATATATTGCTCCATATGTAAGGAGCAATTAATGACCATATAACTATTTACAACAACATGTAATGTATGTTTTCTATATACCTTATTGTTTAGCCTACAACTTCCATTATTGTGGGCATGTGAATCTGCAACATACTGTTGATTGTTTTTATCATACTGGTATGTTTGATTTTCACAACGCCTGTTtggaattatttattttgaatgatgccaaaagtattattattatcattatgttattattatttgtttgaactattcattttattaatcCTGCGTGGAGTTGGATCAGATCCCGATAAACGATCATTAGATTTCTGAGGGCAGCATTCTGCTTGAAGTGTGAATGAGCCtcattaataaatgtttttgttataatGATTTTCATAACCTTTTCTGTTAACTTATTCAGAAGaatggaaagataaaaaaatagaaaacccTACATCTGGTTGAGAAAATCACACTAAATAGCAGAACATACCAATGTGATATATTGCCAGTAGCTACTTTAAAATTACTTTGCCATAACTTctataaaatttaaattttttcgaCAAATTTAATGTGATTTAACTAATTAAATATCAACGTAAATTCATTTTTGAGTCAATACTGACAAAAAACACTATTGTTTGTCTCCATCTGGTGGTTAAAAAACACCACTGTCCcagcttttattattataaatattattattattatatattattgagCTCCTGTTTCGGAGTCTGTCCGTGTTTCTTCAAATTTGGCACAAATGTCCTCTTGGACTTGGATAAACTGATTAGACAGGCTggaaggactccggggaattagctccccagagctaagttactaacaagcatttctgggacatggatgcacacagatggaaggagagaggagagaggggctcagtgtgtcaaaggaagtcccccggcagtctaaaactataacaataTAAATAAGAGGTGGTCCAAGGCAGACCTGAGCCAGTTCTATAAGGGTTGGAAgatgaatctgacgactatgaagagaagcagagaagagaaagggtGCCGTGTCTGCAGCTATACACCCTCCCCTTCCGAATTAAGCGAACACAGCAACTCCTCATTCCccaactataagctttatcaaagaggagagttttaaatTTACtctaaatgtggtgacggtgtctACCACCcaaacccagactgggagctggttccacaggagaggagcctgatggCTGAAGGCTCTGGATCCTATTCTACGTTTAGAGACTCTAAGAACCACAAGTACCTTTGCTTTCTGGGAGTGCTGTGCTCTGGTGGGACAATAAGGCTCTATGTGCTCTTCTAGATAAGATGGTGCTTTACCATTTAACTTTGCAGGGATGAGAACGATTT carries:
- the LOC117951228 gene encoding trypsin inhibitor ClTI-1-like, giving the protein MKLTVLLCSVLLLSVSVLSQGDGTVGPDSENNPQAGTEKVGCEKYEGGLCSKEYDPVCGSDGLVYSTECVLCQLNSLQKTNVKVASKGECPR